A segment of the Parasphingopyxis algicola genome:
ACAACATCCGCTGTCCGGCGACGCGCCCCGAAGGGCGCAGCATGTCGAACGACGTCAGGAGCAGTTCGGGCGAGGCATTGCCCACGGCGTCGACCAGCCGGTCGACATCGAAATATTGGCGCTGGGACATGTGCGCGAACAGTTCCATCCGCGAGAAATCGATCGGCGTGGTGAAGCAGACCAGATTCTTGATCGGCGCATCGGGATGCGTGGCCGCGTAGATCGTCGCAAGCACGCCGCCCATGCAATAGCCGGCGAGCGTCACCTCCTCCTCGCCCGTCGTTTCGCGCACCCGGCGCAGGCAATCGTCAATGAAGCGGTTCGCATAATCGTCGAGCGAGAGGGATTTTTCCTCGGGGCGCGGTGCGTCCCAGTCCATCACGAAGACGTCGTATCCGGAGTCGAGCAGGAAACGGACGAAGCTGTGGTCCTCGGAGATATCGAACACATAGCCGCGATTGGTGGTCGCCATCACCATCAGTATCGGCACCCGGTAAATCTCGTCGGCGCGCGGCTTGTAGTGATAGAGGTTCAGCGTGCCGCGCTTGTAGATTGTCTCCTTGGGCGTCAGCCCCACCGGCGGCGCCGCGGACGCGAAATATTCGAGCCCCTTGATATTGCGCTGTATCGTCCGCTCGACGAGCCGGGCGATCCCGGCGCCGGCATCCGCCGTGCTGCTGGACGCGTCGGCCATGCGCGCCCTAATCCGATTTCTTTTTGGCGGCCTTTTTCGCCGGCGCCTTGCGGGTGCGCGGCGGGCCGGACGCGGTTCCAGCTTCGCTGGGCGCGATGCGCGACAGCGCCTCCTCGATCCGCACGAGCCGTTCGTCCATCGTCATCAGTCGCTCGCCGATCGCGGTGATATCGGCTCGGCTCGGCATGTTGAAGAATTCGAGATTCTTCGACATCTGGTCGGACACGCCCTTTTGAACCTTGGCACCGAGCTCCGTGCCGACGCCGGACGACCGGGCGAAAAGTTCGGTATTGAATATCGCTTTCGACATCTCGTCGAAGCGCGCTTCGAGATCGCTCATGGCTTTACGGATGGTATCGAGCGGATCGGCGGGTGTGTTGTCGGCCATATAGTCCTCCCCTTCGGAGCTGCGGAGTATGGCGCGGGGCCGGCCGCGAGTCGAGCGTCACGCCGCGGCGGCGAAGAACATCAGATAGACGAGCCGGCCCGTCTCCGGACTTTTGCCGAAGCCGGGTCCGGCATTATGGAACTGCCACGGCTTGAACAGGATCAGCCGGTTGAACCGCATCGGGATACGCGAGATGCGCTCCCATTTTCCCGGCTTCGTCGTGTCCGTGTTGACGACATCCTCGATCAGCATGTTGGGATCGGCATAGCCGGTTGCCGCCAGTTTGGCCGGATCGTCCGGCACGGCTTCGAGACCGGTGCGGCGGTGTCGGAAGAAATCGGTGCCGCCCCGGCAATGCTCGTCAAGGCTCAGATACAGGATGCCCGAATAGAAACAGGGATCGATATGCACGCCGCTCCGGCCCTTGTCGGCTTTCAGCGTCAGCCGGCAATGGCGGTGGCTGGTGCTGGGATCGGCTTTGACGGGCGTGCCGACGATCCGCGACACGCTGGTATCGAGTCCCTCGATCGGGAGCGGCCTGGTCGAGAGCAGCCCCGGATAATTGCCCTTCTTGAATGCCGGATCGTAATCGAGAGCCAGCGCCTGACGGCGCGCGCCATGCGGATCGCGGAGGAAATCGTCGATAACGATAAGCGAGGGCAGCATGGACGAACACCTGGATCGCGGGCGGATAACGAACGGGCTCCGGCGTGTTTCATCGCCGGTCCACTGTCAAGCGGATGCCCGGCAATCAGGGGCTTTACGCATTTGCGCGGCCCCGGCGGTTCGGGCATGATCGAACTCGAATCAATAACCCCAGAAGATCGGGAGACAGATCATGCATGCCGTCCTTACGTCCCGCGCGCCGCTCGCTCTTGCTCTTTTCACCATGGCTGGTCTGGCTGCCTGTGGCGGTGGTCCGACGCCCGGCCCCGGCGATTTTGCCGCGGCCTGCAATGCGAATGGCAATCTCTCGGCCGATATCTGCGATTGTCTCGATGAACAGGCGCAGGAACTTTCGCCTGAAACCCACGCGTTCGTGATCGCGACCATCGCCGAAGACGAGGCGGAGGCTCAGCGTCTGCGCCCCGATCTCGACGAAGCCCAGGCTTTGGCCGCCGGCCAGTTTATCTCGCGCGGTATTCAGGAGTGCATCATCGACCTGCCAGACATGGCCGAAGGATAGACGCCGCTTCCATGTCGACCATTCCAAGAAGCTGGCTGTTCGTCCCGGCCGATAGCGACAAGAAGATCGCCAAGGCGCTCGGCGGCGAAGCCGACGCGA
Coding sequences within it:
- a CDS encoding PHA/PHB synthase family protein, whose product is MADASSSTADAGAGIARLVERTIQRNIKGLEYFASAAPPVGLTPKETIYKRGTLNLYHYKPRADEIYRVPILMVMATTNRGYVFDISEDHSFVRFLLDSGYDVFVMDWDAPRPEEKSLSLDDYANRFIDDCLRRVRETTGEEEVTLAGYCMGGVLATIYAATHPDAPIKNLVCFTTPIDFSRMELFAHMSQRQYFDVDRLVDAVGNASPELLLTSFDMLRPSGRVAGQRMLWDNMWNGDFVEFHRKMERWSNDMLPLAGEYFRDTVKKLMWDNRLLEGTLEVGGRPVDIGNITVPLFHAVALHDHIVPYEASKHLVALAGSEDKTEITLKGGHISLIAGPNAARRLWPTLDEWLAERSV
- a CDS encoding DUF6445 family protein, which produces MLPSLIVIDDFLRDPHGARRQALALDYDPAFKKGNYPGLLSTRPLPIEGLDTSVSRIVGTPVKADPSTSHRHCRLTLKADKGRSGVHIDPCFYSGILYLSLDEHCRGGTDFFRHRRTGLEAVPDDPAKLAATGYADPNMLIEDVVNTDTTKPGKWERISRIPMRFNRLILFKPWQFHNAGPGFGKSPETGRLVYLMFFAAAA